One window from the genome of Roseomonas haemaphysalidis encodes:
- a CDS encoding Bug family tripartite tricarboxylate transporter substrate binding protein — MNRRDLLALGAAAALPGLLPAAARAQATWPNQPIRMIVPFAAGGPTDVPARLIADELSKMLPQRVVVENRTGAGVVVGSDAVAKAPKDGYTALYTTIAHAALREIFPSLPFDPMKDFQPVALTGVIPMIMMVNKNLPVNSLPELIELFKKNPGKYDYASTGNGAALHLASELFLKQAGDLKVNHVPYRGSAAAMPDLLNGTIAMMLDVANNALPFIRSKEVKGLAVSSADRLPQLPDMPTFQQGGVPGYEAYTWHMVMLPAGTPAAVVTQLNEAINKVMAMDSVKARLSDLTMQTRSDTTPASTAKFLDDEIAKWTPIIQAAGIKAN; from the coding sequence ATGAACCGTCGTGACCTGCTCGCTCTCGGGGCGGCCGCAGCCCTTCCCGGACTTCTCCCCGCCGCGGCCCGCGCGCAGGCCACTTGGCCCAACCAGCCGATCCGGATGATCGTGCCCTTTGCCGCCGGCGGTCCGACCGACGTGCCGGCCCGGCTGATCGCCGACGAGCTGTCCAAGATGCTGCCGCAGCGCGTGGTGGTGGAAAACCGCACGGGCGCCGGCGTGGTCGTCGGATCGGACGCCGTCGCCAAGGCGCCGAAGGATGGCTACACGGCGCTCTACACCACCATCGCCCATGCCGCGCTGCGCGAGATCTTCCCGAGCCTGCCGTTTGATCCGATGAAGGATTTCCAACCGGTGGCACTGACCGGCGTGATCCCGATGATCATGATGGTCAACAAGAACCTACCGGTGAACTCGCTGCCCGAGCTGATCGAGCTGTTCAAGAAGAACCCGGGCAAATACGACTACGCCAGCACCGGCAACGGCGCCGCGCTGCACCTGGCGAGCGAGCTGTTCCTGAAGCAGGCGGGCGACCTGAAGGTCAACCACGTGCCGTATCGCGGCTCCGCCGCCGCCATGCCGGACCTGCTGAACGGCACCATCGCGATGATGCTGGATGTGGCCAACAACGCGCTGCCCTTTATCCGCAGCAAGGAAGTGAAGGGGCTGGCCGTGTCTTCGGCCGACCGGCTGCCGCAGCTGCCGGACATGCCGACCTTCCAGCAGGGCGGCGTGCCGGGCTACGAGGCTTATACCTGGCACATGGTGATGCTGCCGGCCGGCACGCCGGCCGCCGTGGTCACGCAGCTGAACGAGGCCATCAACAAGGTCATGGCGATGGACAGCGTCAAGGCGCGGCTGTCCGACCTGACGATGCAGACCCGGTCCGACACCACGCCGGCCAGCACCGCCAAATTCCTGGACGATGAGATCGCGAAGTGGACGCCGATCATCCAGGCGGCCGGCATCAAGGCGAACTGA
- a CDS encoding diaminopropionate ammonia-lyase — protein sequence MTHPFRLLRNPRHGVPGVVVLPNSGFHRAAAAIRAWPGYAPTPLLSMPEVAADAGIGAVHYKDESGRFGLGSFKALGGAYAVARVLEAARARRSGDAVQTVCCATDGNHGRAVAWGAGRFGARCVIFVHAGVSQGRRDAIAALGAEVRQVPGHYDDSVREAARMAEAEGWIVVSDTSWPGYTEPPRDIMQGYRLMADEAMTALPEPPTHIFIQAGVGGVAAAVSAQSRLRLGTGTRVVVVEADGAACLLASAEAGGMAAAPGEPDTLMAGLACGEPSLLAWQELERAAFAFMTVPDSAVAPAMRLLAQRVPPVEAGESAVAGLIALQLAAADKAARQALELDGASRVLLFGTEGATDPDLYASLIGATTPALTRPPPVHMMTKLP from the coding sequence ATGACGCATCCCTTCCGCCTGCTTCGCAACCCGCGCCATGGCGTGCCCGGCGTGGTGGTGCTGCCCAACTCCGGCTTCCACCGCGCCGCGGCCGCGATCCGTGCCTGGCCGGGCTACGCCCCCACGCCCTTGCTGAGTATGCCTGAGGTGGCGGCCGATGCCGGCATTGGCGCCGTTCACTACAAGGACGAATCGGGTCGCTTCGGGCTGGGCAGCTTCAAGGCGCTGGGTGGTGCTTATGCCGTGGCCCGCGTGCTGGAAGCCGCCCGCGCCCGGCGCAGCGGTGACGCGGTGCAAACGGTGTGCTGCGCCACGGACGGCAACCACGGCCGCGCCGTGGCCTGGGGAGCAGGGCGCTTCGGTGCCCGTTGCGTGATCTTCGTGCACGCCGGCGTCAGCCAGGGCCGGCGCGATGCCATCGCGGCCCTTGGCGCGGAGGTGCGGCAAGTGCCGGGGCACTACGATGATTCGGTGCGCGAGGCGGCGCGGATGGCGGAGGCCGAGGGCTGGATCGTCGTGTCCGACACCTCGTGGCCAGGCTATACCGAGCCCCCGCGGGATATCATGCAGGGCTACCGCCTGATGGCGGACGAGGCGATGACGGCCTTGCCGGAGCCGCCCACCCACATCTTCATCCAGGCCGGCGTCGGCGGGGTGGCGGCCGCCGTTTCGGCACAGTCGCGGCTGCGCCTCGGCACCGGGACCAGGGTGGTTGTGGTGGAGGCCGATGGGGCCGCGTGCCTGCTGGCCAGCGCCGAGGCCGGCGGCATGGCCGCTGCGCCGGGCGAACCTGATACCCTGATGGCCGGGCTGGCCTGCGGCGAACCGAGCCTGTTGGCGTGGCAGGAGCTGGAACGTGCCGCCTTCGCGTTCATGACGGTGCCGGACAGCGCGGTGGCCCCTGCCATGCGCCTCCTGGCGCAGCGCGTTCCGCCGGTGGAAGCGGGGGAAAGCGCGGTGGCGGGGCTGATCGCATTGCAATTGGCCGCGGCGGACAAGGCGGCGCGGCAGGCACTGGAACTGGACGGCGCGTCCCGGGTGCTGCTGTTCGGCACGGAAGGCGCGACCGACCCGGATCTGTATGCGAGCCTGATTGGAGCCACCACGCCCGCGTTGACCCGTCCGCCCCCGGTCCATATGATGACAAAACTTCCATAA
- the denD gene encoding D-erythronate dehydrogenase yields MRITILGAGGFLGRKLAARLARDGSLGGRPVTALTLFDLNVPPAPDAAFPIHRIAGDVGDAATLSRAIPAGTDVVFHLAAVVSAAAEADFDLGMRVNLHGTLALLDACRKLEHAPRVVFTSSVASFGGGQQAMVPDDGRQVPANSYGAQKAMGELLLQDASRKGFLDAVSIRLPTVIVRPGRPNKAASSFVSGIVREPLLGLATTCPVGPDFAVWVCSPRRAVDWFLHAAAMDTTPLGIDRGLNPPGLSVTVGELLAALEQVGGAEARALVRFEPDPAIEAIVAGWPAAFAATRARALGFAQQEDAGAVLHAFLADDLEATRAERAMT; encoded by the coding sequence ATGCGGATCACCATTCTCGGCGCCGGCGGCTTTCTGGGACGCAAGCTGGCGGCCCGCCTGGCGCGCGACGGCAGCCTCGGCGGCCGGCCCGTGACGGCGTTGACGCTGTTCGACCTGAACGTGCCGCCGGCGCCGGACGCTGCCTTTCCCATCCACCGCATCGCGGGCGACGTGGGGGATGCCGCCACGCTGTCCCGGGCCATTCCGGCCGGTACCGACGTGGTGTTCCACTTGGCCGCCGTGGTCAGCGCTGCGGCGGAAGCCGATTTCGACCTCGGCATGCGGGTCAATCTCCATGGCACGCTGGCGCTGCTGGACGCCTGCCGCAAGCTGGAGCACGCGCCGCGCGTAGTGTTCACCTCCTCCGTCGCCAGCTTCGGCGGCGGGCAGCAGGCCATGGTCCCGGATGACGGGCGGCAGGTGCCGGCGAATTCCTACGGCGCGCAGAAGGCGATGGGCGAGCTGCTGTTGCAGGACGCGTCCCGCAAGGGCTTTCTGGACGCGGTCAGCATCCGCCTCCCCACGGTGATCGTCCGTCCGGGGCGCCCCAACAAGGCGGCCTCCTCCTTCGTGTCCGGCATCGTGCGGGAGCCGCTGCTGGGCCTCGCCACCACCTGCCCGGTGGGGCCGGACTTCGCCGTCTGGGTGTGCTCGCCCCGGCGGGCCGTGGACTGGTTCCTGCACGCGGCGGCGATGGACACCACGCCGCTCGGCATCGACCGGGGCCTCAACCCGCCCGGCCTGTCCGTCACGGTGGGAGAGCTGCTGGCTGCCCTGGAACAGGTGGGCGGGGCGGAGGCCCGGGCGCTTGTGCGATTCGAGCCCGACCCGGCGATCGAGGCGATCGTCGCCGGCTGGCCGGCCGCCTTCGCCGCCACCCGTGCCCGCGCCCTGGGCTTCGCGCAGCAGGAAGACGCCGGCGCCGTGCTGCACGCCTTTCTGGCCGACGACCTGGAAGCGACCCGCGCCGAACGGGCGATGACCTGA
- a CDS encoding fasciclin domain-containing protein, whose translation MISRRSIMFAGGMLPLLLAGCATIIAPNKPLPEDGTIDLMSLLSGLPNAKLFTAAFKRSGLSDRVGVANGPVTVFVPTDDVLEALPPAQRAILTDTATDKDQLRAAVGGLCASGQLRLESIAVRQGHINTWTINQQLRVTGAPSPTAKIQRAVLANGRTTVSGPQVGFVRADILASNGVIHLLNGALLP comes from the coding sequence TTGATTTCCCGTCGTTCCATCATGTTCGCGGGCGGCATGCTGCCCCTGCTGCTCGCCGGCTGCGCCACCATCATCGCCCCCAACAAGCCGCTGCCGGAAGACGGCACCATCGACCTGATGTCGCTGCTGTCCGGCCTGCCGAATGCCAAGCTGTTCACGGCGGCGTTCAAGCGTTCCGGCCTGTCGGACCGCGTGGGCGTGGCCAACGGCCCCGTCACGGTCTTCGTTCCGACCGACGACGTGCTGGAAGCCCTGCCGCCCGCGCAGCGCGCCATCCTGACCGATACCGCCACCGACAAGGACCAGCTGCGCGCCGCCGTGGGCGGTCTCTGCGCCAGCGGTCAGCTGCGCCTGGAAAGCATCGCGGTGCGCCAGGGCCACATCAACACCTGGACCATCAACCAGCAGCTGCGCGTCACCGGCGCGCCCTCGCCGACCGCCAAGATCCAGCGCGCGGTGCTGGCCAATGGCCGCACCACCGTCAGCGGCCCGCAGGTCGGCTTTGTCCGGGCGGACATTCTGGCCAGCAACGGCGTGATCCACTTGCTGAACGGCGCGCTGCTGCCCTGA
- a CDS encoding polysaccharide deacetylase family protein, giving the protein MSEATQGQKPWEWSEERWRGIVGRARGGRSLAPRSWPDGAQCCVALSFDADHETIPLRDNDESPMRISQGQYGARQGVPRIRRLLAKHGAPATFFYPAVSALLHPDEVRGVADEGHEIGIHSWIHEANTSLPPGVERDLTFRAADTLEQLSGRRPVGIRTASWDFSVDTMGIIQELGLLYDSSLMADDDPYELEDGGKPTGIVELPPEWIRDDAVYFNMLRFSGLRPYTPPSAVEEIFRAEFDGAREEGGLFLLTMHPHVIGHRSRIALLDRLLQHIKASGKVWFATHAQVAEWCKSQSAG; this is encoded by the coding sequence ATGAGCGAAGCGACACAGGGCCAGAAGCCGTGGGAATGGAGCGAGGAGCGCTGGCGCGGCATTGTCGGCCGCGCGCGGGGCGGCCGCAGCCTGGCGCCGCGCAGCTGGCCGGACGGCGCGCAGTGCTGCGTGGCGCTGTCCTTTGACGCCGACCATGAGACCATTCCGCTGCGCGACAACGACGAAAGCCCGATGCGCATCAGCCAGGGCCAGTACGGCGCGCGCCAGGGCGTGCCGCGCATCCGCCGCCTGCTGGCCAAGCACGGTGCCCCGGCCACCTTCTTCTACCCCGCCGTGTCCGCCTTGCTGCACCCCGACGAGGTGCGCGGCGTGGCCGACGAGGGGCATGAGATCGGCATCCATTCCTGGATCCACGAGGCGAATACTAGCCTGCCGCCCGGCGTGGAGCGCGACCTGACCTTCCGCGCGGCCGACACGCTGGAACAGTTGAGCGGCCGCCGCCCCGTCGGCATCCGCACCGCCAGCTGGGATTTCTCCGTGGATACCATGGGGATCATCCAGGAGCTCGGCCTGCTCTACGACAGCAGCCTGATGGCCGATGACGACCCCTACGAGCTGGAGGATGGCGGCAAGCCGACCGGCATCGTCGAACTGCCCCCGGAATGGATCCGCGACGACGCCGTGTACTTCAACATGCTGCGCTTTTCGGGCCTGCGGCCCTACACGCCGCCCTCGGCCGTTGAGGAGATCTTCCGGGCCGAGTTCGATGGCGCGCGGGAGGAAGGCGGGCTGTTTCTGCTGACCATGCACCCGCACGTTATCGGCCACCGCAGCCGCATCGCGTTGCTGGACCGGCTGCTGCAGCACATCAAGGCATCGGGCAAGGTGTGGTTCGCCACGCACGCGCAGGTGGCCGAATGGTGCAAGTCCCAGTCGGCGGGCTGA
- a CDS encoding amidase family protein encodes MSDTDPALMSAEQLLALYARRRLSPVEALQAVMERVARFNPWVNAFSQLNPRALADAGASTARWAAGRPLGPLDGVPVTVKDSLDLQGFPTRHGSKTTATAAATEDAPAVLGLKGAGAVMLGKTHTTEFEWKTPGDNPPGGITRNAWNPERSVGGSSSGAGAAGAANFGPLHLGSDSGGGIRVPAAWCGLVGLKPSQGRVPQWPRATFGTLSSAGPMARSVRDAALMLSAMAQADLRDPSALPDDARDWRGGIEDGVAGLRVAVVRRPGFMPPIDAEGEASVELAARLLREQGAIVEGADPDVPDLRDAFALLRGVALARRVAGIAPDRRPLLDGGLEETAQRAEGLSALDYLAAEALRMEAAHAMARFHQRYDLVLCPTTPSAAFAADAPTIRPREALWRDWLPWTAVFSMTGQPAISVPAGMDESGMPRGVQLAAARLRDDLVLRGARAIERAVALPPARTEQPEQPEQPQGCAHHAH; translated from the coding sequence ATGTCCGATACCGATCCGGCCCTGATGTCGGCCGAGCAGCTCCTCGCCCTGTATGCCCGCCGGCGGCTGTCGCCGGTGGAAGCGCTGCAAGCGGTGATGGAGCGGGTCGCGCGCTTCAATCCCTGGGTCAACGCCTTCAGCCAACTCAACCCACGCGCCCTGGCGGATGCCGGCGCCAGCACGGCCCGCTGGGCCGCCGGCCGGCCGCTGGGGCCGCTGGACGGCGTGCCCGTGACCGTGAAGGACTCTCTGGACCTGCAGGGCTTCCCCACCCGCCATGGCAGCAAGACCACCGCAACGGCGGCCGCCACGGAGGATGCCCCCGCGGTGCTGGGCCTGAAGGGTGCCGGCGCCGTGATGCTGGGCAAGACGCACACCACCGAATTCGAATGGAAAACCCCCGGCGACAACCCGCCGGGCGGCATCACCCGCAACGCCTGGAACCCCGAGCGCTCGGTGGGCGGTTCCTCGTCCGGCGCCGGCGCCGCGGGCGCGGCGAATTTCGGTCCCCTGCACCTGGGCAGCGATTCGGGCGGCGGCATTCGCGTGCCGGCCGCCTGGTGCGGGCTGGTGGGGCTGAAGCCCAGCCAGGGGCGCGTGCCGCAATGGCCGCGTGCGACGTTCGGCACGTTGTCCTCGGCCGGCCCGATGGCGCGTAGCGTGCGCGACGCCGCGCTGATGCTGTCCGCCATGGCACAGGCTGACCTGCGCGACCCCTCCGCCCTGCCCGACGATGCCCGCGACTGGCGCGGCGGCATCGAGGACGGCGTCGCCGGGCTTCGCGTCGCCGTGGTCCGCCGCCCCGGCTTCATGCCGCCGATCGACGCGGAAGGCGAAGCCTCGGTGGAACTGGCCGCACGCCTGCTGCGCGAGCAGGGCGCCATCGTGGAGGGTGCCGACCCCGACGTGCCGGACCTCCGGGACGCCTTCGCCTTGCTGCGCGGCGTGGCGCTGGCCCGCCGCGTGGCCGGCATCGCGCCAGACCGGCGGCCATTGCTGGATGGCGGCCTGGAGGAAACGGCGCAGCGTGCCGAAGGGCTGTCCGCGCTGGATTACCTGGCGGCGGAGGCGCTGCGGATGGAGGCTGCGCATGCCATGGCACGGTTCCACCAGCGCTACGACCTGGTGCTTTGCCCCACCACGCCCAGCGCCGCCTTCGCCGCCGACGCGCCGACCATCCGCCCGCGCGAGGCATTGTGGCGCGACTGGCTGCCCTGGACCGCCGTGTTCAGCATGACCGGCCAGCCCGCCATCTCGGTGCCGGCCGGCATGGATGAAAGCGGCATGCCGCGCGGCGTGCAGCTCGCCGCCGCCCGCCTGCGCGACGACTTGGTGCTGCGCGGCGCGCGGGCGATCGAGCGCGCCGTGGCGCTGCCCCCGGCCCGCACGGAACAGCCGGAACAGCCGGAACAGCCACAGGGCTGCGCCCACCACGCGCATTGA
- a CDS encoding hydantoinase/carbamoylase family amidase, with amino-acid sequence MTDTLPPALPAAIDESRQWARLMGMAMLGAIPHDGVNREALTPLDRQARRLLVTWAIEAGLTVSIDEMNNLFLRHEGTDPTAAPVLSGSHMDSQPSGGRFDGIWGVVAALEAVQAIREAGLATRRPIEVVSWTNEEGGRFAPGCMGSMAWSGHRPATTWDQVADGAGITFRAALDEQMAAEADLPRRPLGPQPGAAPFAYVEAHIEQGPRLEADLLDIGVVTGIQGSRWFLVDITGQSAHAGTTPVGLRRDAVQDMVRAIEALNRLTEDPEDVLRFTVGRVEVHPNSSNSVADRVRFSIDLRHPDAAVLTAKGDAIAATVQSAVKFCTAQVTERFTAMPATFQPDVPAAVEAAAAALGLRSLRLASGAFHDAQFLVPVCPTGMIFVPSRGGISHNPAEYSSPEQLAAGTRVLAATLYDLANR; translated from the coding sequence ATGACCGACACCCTGCCCCCCGCCCTGCCCGCCGCCATCGATGAAAGCCGGCAATGGGCCCGGCTCATGGGCATGGCCATGCTGGGCGCCATTCCCCATGACGGCGTGAACCGTGAGGCGCTGACGCCGCTGGACCGCCAGGCCCGCCGCCTGCTGGTCACCTGGGCCATCGAGGCGGGCCTGACGGTCAGCATCGACGAGATGAACAACCTGTTCCTGCGCCACGAGGGCACCGACCCCACGGCGGCCCCGGTGCTCAGCGGCAGCCACATGGACAGCCAGCCCAGCGGCGGGCGGTTCGATGGCATCTGGGGCGTGGTGGCGGCGCTGGAAGCGGTGCAGGCGATCCGCGAGGCTGGCCTCGCCACCCGCCGGCCGATCGAGGTGGTGTCCTGGACCAACGAGGAAGGCGGCCGCTTCGCCCCCGGCTGCATGGGCAGCATGGCCTGGTCCGGCCACCGCCCCGCCACCACCTGGGACCAGGTGGCAGACGGCGCGGGCATCACCTTCCGTGCCGCGCTGGACGAGCAGATGGCGGCCGAGGCGGACCTGCCCCGCCGCCCGCTGGGGCCGCAGCCCGGCGCCGCCCCTTTCGCCTACGTGGAGGCCCATATCGAGCAAGGGCCGCGGCTGGAAGCCGACCTGCTGGACATCGGCGTGGTGACCGGCATCCAGGGCAGCCGCTGGTTTCTGGTGGATATCACCGGGCAGTCCGCCCATGCCGGCACCACGCCGGTCGGGCTACGACGCGACGCGGTGCAGGACATGGTACGCGCCATCGAGGCACTGAACCGCCTGACGGAAGACCCGGAGGACGTGCTGCGCTTCACCGTCGGGCGGGTCGAGGTGCATCCGAACAGCAGCAATTCGGTGGCCGACCGGGTGCGCTTCAGCATCGACCTGCGGCACCCGGACGCCGCCGTGCTGACCGCCAAGGGCGATGCGATCGCAGCCACGGTGCAGAGCGCCGTGAAGTTCTGCACGGCGCAGGTGACCGAGCGCTTCACCGCCATGCCCGCCACCTTCCAGCCGGACGTGCCGGCGGCGGTGGAAGCGGCGGCGGCGGCGCTGGGCCTGCGGTCGCTGCGCTTGGCGTCCGGCGCCTTCCACGACGCGCAGTTCCTGGTGCCGGTCTGCCCGACAGGGATGATCTTCGTGCCGTCGCGCGGCGGCATCAGCCACAACCCGGCCGAGTACAGCTCGCCGGAGCAGCTCGCCGCCGGCACCAGGGTCCTGGCCGCGACGCTCTACGACCTGGCCAACCGCTAG
- a CDS encoding YcbK family protein — MLDLFNRRGGCPCCEPAMASRRTVLKAGFGVLAGCAALPKGAFAASLPGVRRLNVQRAVSDDSFDGVYFRDGKYDRAALHKLDWVFRDLSQAEVTPMDPRLFDVLSAVADRLDANEAFTIMSGYRTPEHNAATARQTRAASTVSLHMSGMAADFRLQGRDGIGVARTAAQMQVGGVGYYRQGFVHLDCGPPRRW; from the coding sequence ATGCTGGACCTGTTCAACCGCCGCGGCGGCTGCCCCTGCTGCGAGCCCGCAATGGCCAGCCGCCGCACTGTGTTGAAGGCGGGCTTCGGCGTGCTGGCCGGCTGCGCGGCGTTGCCAAAGGGTGCCTTCGCCGCCAGCCTGCCGGGCGTGCGGCGCCTGAACGTGCAGCGCGCCGTGTCCGACGACAGCTTCGACGGCGTGTATTTCCGCGATGGCAAGTACGACCGCGCGGCGCTGCACAAGCTGGACTGGGTGTTCCGCGACCTGTCGCAGGCCGAGGTCACGCCGATGGACCCCCGGTTGTTTGACGTGCTCAGCGCCGTGGCCGACCGGCTGGATGCCAACGAGGCCTTCACCATCATGAGCGGCTACCGCACGCCCGAGCACAATGCCGCCACGGCCCGGCAGACCCGTGCTGCCTCCACCGTCAGCCTGCACATGTCGGGCATGGCGGCCGACTTCCGGCTGCAGGGCCGGGACGGCATCGGCGTCGCCCGCACGGCGGCGCAGATGCAGGTGGGCGGCGTCGGCTACTACCGCCAGGGCTTTGTGCACCTGGACTGCGGTCCGCCGCGCCGCTGGTAG
- a CDS encoding L,D-transpeptidase family protein, giving the protein MLRRDACLVFLASVLPLAAQAAGPAVVPPAARPDWDALLALAARLRALDQDGLNPAHYAIPADARATADPQGYAAALYAAAWAAVSDLLQGRVRYLPGRPDLRRDIVALPAWQARLHGSPDPAQVVEQAALLPPGTDLLRSALREARARVEAGGWPKVPPSATPDTMTIEPGVVDPVRVPALRARVAAEDAALAAEVPADPAAYDETLLDAVKRWQSAYNLDADGRVGPATLAVMNRPAEARVAQLRVALDQRRAMPRPQPGRRIEVNVPDFRLKLLEGERALLDMAVIVGKPQRATPLLSVTMTTVQFNPPWGVPERNAREDLLPKFRRDPRAMIEKGFRVFQYIGGERVEVDPLSVNWAAVNPERVPYLFRQDAGDFSALGRIKFIMPNSDDIYLHDTPDRGLFARRDRAFSSGCIRLERPMDLLGAVLEGTPGWDRAKADAALESRQTSAVGLRRPLPVRLVYQTAVVEGGRLRLRPDIYGLDAAYVRALDQRVPPAAPPPPPAAVVAGAAAPTAVVAR; this is encoded by the coding sequence ATGCTTCGCCGCGATGCTTGCCTCGTGTTCCTGGCTTCCGTCCTGCCGCTCGCGGCCCAGGCGGCGGGTCCCGCCGTGGTTCCGCCCGCCGCGCGGCCCGACTGGGACGCGCTGTTGGCCCTGGCCGCCCGCCTGCGGGCCCTGGACCAGGACGGCCTGAACCCGGCGCATTACGCCATCCCGGCCGATGCGCGCGCGACCGCCGACCCGCAGGGCTATGCCGCCGCGCTTTATGCCGCGGCCTGGGCCGCCGTGTCCGACCTGTTGCAGGGCCGCGTGCGCTATCTGCCCGGCCGCCCCGACCTGCGGCGGGACATCGTGGCTTTGCCGGCGTGGCAGGCCCGGCTGCACGGCAGCCCCGACCCCGCTCAGGTGGTGGAGCAGGCGGCCCTGCTGCCCCCGGGCACCGACCTGTTGCGTTCGGCATTGCGCGAGGCCCGAGCGCGTGTGGAGGCCGGCGGCTGGCCCAAGGTGCCGCCCTCCGCCACGCCGGACACCATGACCATCGAACCCGGCGTGGTGGACCCGGTGCGGGTGCCGGCCCTGCGCGCGCGCGTCGCGGCCGAGGACGCGGCATTGGCCGCGGAGGTGCCGGCCGATCCCGCGGCTTATGACGAGACGCTGCTGGATGCCGTCAAGCGCTGGCAGTCCGCCTACAACCTGGATGCCGATGGCCGCGTGGGCCCCGCCACGCTGGCGGTGATGAACCGCCCGGCCGAGGCGCGCGTGGCGCAGCTGCGCGTTGCCCTGGACCAGCGCCGTGCCATGCCGCGGCCGCAGCCGGGGCGGCGCATCGAGGTCAATGTCCCCGACTTCCGGCTGAAGCTGCTGGAAGGCGAGCGGGCCTTGCTGGACATGGCCGTGATCGTCGGCAAGCCGCAGCGGGCCACGCCGCTGCTGTCCGTCACCATGACCACGGTGCAGTTCAATCCGCCCTGGGGCGTGCCGGAACGCAATGCGCGGGAAGACCTGCTGCCGAAGTTCCGCCGCGACCCGCGGGCGATGATCGAAAAGGGTTTTCGCGTCTTCCAATACATCGGCGGCGAACGCGTCGAGGTCGATCCGCTGTCCGTGAACTGGGCGGCAGTGAACCCCGAGCGGGTGCCGTATCTCTTTCGCCAGGACGCCGGCGACTTCAGCGCGCTCGGCCGGATCAAGTTCATCATGCCCAACAGCGACGACATCTACCTGCACGACACGCCGGACCGCGGTTTGTTCGCGAGGCGCGACCGTGCCTTTTCCTCGGGCTGCATCCGGCTGGAGCGGCCGATGGACCTCCTGGGAGCGGTACTGGAAGGCACGCCCGGCTGGGACCGCGCCAAGGCCGACGCGGCGCTGGAATCGCGGCAAACCAGCGCCGTCGGCCTGCGCCGGCCGTTGCCGGTGCGGCTGGTGTATCAGACCGCCGTGGTGGAGGGAGGACGGCTGCGTTTGCGGCCCGACATCTATGGCCTGGATGCCGCCTATGTGCGCGCCCTGGACCAGCGCGTGCCGCCGGCCGCGCCGCCGCCGCCGCCCGCCGCCGTCGTCGCCGGCGCGGCCGCCCCCACCGCCGTGGTGGCCCGCTGA
- a CDS encoding YceD family protein, with the protein MSDIAPEFSRLLSWGTITRQEKREELEATPAERAALARRFGILDIGSLKASLRLRSEAGGAVRVRGRMSADVVQACVVTLDPVPQRVEEAVDLRFVRMDAEREEEDEPDPEGPDEIPVAGEHLELGEAIAEQLSLALDPYPRVPGATLELDDDAEAAPEATRPNPFAKLAGLKKPQ; encoded by the coding sequence ATGAGCGACATCGCCCCCGAATTCTCCCGCCTGCTGTCCTGGGGGACCATCACCCGCCAGGAAAAGCGCGAGGAGCTGGAAGCCACCCCCGCCGAGCGGGCTGCCCTGGCCCGCCGCTTCGGCATCCTGGACATCGGTTCGCTGAAGGCCAGCCTGCGGCTGCGGTCCGAGGCCGGTGGCGCCGTGCGGGTGCGCGGCCGCATGAGCGCGGATGTGGTGCAGGCCTGCGTGGTGACGCTGGACCCCGTGCCACAGCGGGTGGAGGAAGCGGTGGACCTGCGCTTCGTGCGCATGGACGCCGAGCGTGAGGAAGAGGACGAGCCCGACCCCGAGGGGCCGGACGAGATTCCGGTGGCCGGCGAGCACCTGGAGCTGGGCGAGGCCATTGCCGAGCAATTGTCCCTGGCGCTCGACCCCTATCCGCGTGTGCCGGGCGCCACGCTGGAGCTGGATGACGATGCGGAGGCGGCGCCGGAAGCCACGCGCCCCAACCCCTTCGCCAAGCTCGCCGGTCTGAAGAAACCTCAGTAA